tgttgtctgagcatggaagaaaattgcacagcgcggcaaagtttcaatttgatgaaaCCTATGTAGGCACAAGCGGCAAATTTTCCCTCCTAGCCTGCTTTGTCATTATATTGTCACACAACGTTCATTTTCATCTGTTGTTGGAGAAACTTAAGACAAATTGGACTCTCCCACCAAACATCTTAATTGAAGCCCGACAACCACTCTTATTCCTTTACTTTCCCCCAATTACTCCCACCAAACCCATAATTGCGTGCTCTTACTTAGCTCCTTCCAATTCAACACAGCAACCCATGTACTCTTACTCGAAACCGAATCCAAAATAGCCCGCAACCAAAGGGAAGAATTAAACACTTGAAATCAAACCCATTTCTCTACTAAGATCCCTACTACAATTTGGGTATCGATTTGGAAAATTAGGGCTTCGATACATTGTTCTTCAAGTTCGTAGATCTAAGGTCTGTTtcagttttctatgttttttgaATGAAAGAGATAGTGATTACAACGGATTGAGGGTTTGTTTCAGGGTTCGGTTCTAATGGTGGACTGAGGTTTACTCGTTGTTGCtttggaatttctttccccaagaaggtttgttcttcttcctgggtttgttcttctttctggtttcttcttcttcttctttctggtttctgctgggtttgttcttctttctggtttcttcttcttcttctttctggtttCTGCTTTGGATAATGTAAGTGGATTTGTGCATATTTCAGTCTGTCTTGACCATCAACCACCATTATCTCTCTTTGTCGGACTGTTACTTCATCGGTCGACGTTATCAAGAGCTGATTCCAGGTCTGCTTTACTTCTCTGGTGAAATTTGGGCTTTTTTTTTGCAAGAACGTTCTTGGGTTTGTTCTTCTTTCAACTGGGTTTCTCTGGGTTTACAAGAAAAAGTTTAAGAGGTTGTTATCCTCTCTCATAGTCTCTCGCGGAAGATTTGGGATTTGGATCTCTCTCACTCTGACAAAAGGTTTGTTTACAAAAAAGACTTTATCTTTGTTCAAATGATTCCTGGGTTTAGTGGGTATAGTGCTAAAGGTTGAAACTTTATGtattgttcttcaattttcttgtttctttgtgtAATTTGAAGTACAAATTGTGGGTAATTGCAGTTTTGTTTCTCTGGGTTTATAGGAAAAAGTTTAAGCTTATTCTTTTAGTTAAGTCTTTACCAAAATTATGGGTAATGCTGTGAGCAATGGGAAGTTTCTGGTTCAGCCTCACCttatgtttccctaattactaaAATATAATTCAATTAGCTGTAGTTGGTTGTTGAAGTTTGAAACTTTAGATATGGCATTGGTCAATGGGTTTCTAAGCAAGATAAAGGAGAATGAAATAAATGTCTTATATATTGATTATGTTCTGAAGAGTAATCATATAGTTTAAAATGTGTAGTTTGTGATATGCTGCTGGGAAAATTAGTCAAATTCTGGATGTGCATAGGCTTTATGAACATTGTGTATGCTCAAATAATCCATATTTATGGTTCGACATTGCTTTCTGACGTTATTGCATATTTGGAATAGCAAATTTAATAGTGATTAATATAGGCTTCATATTTTTCTCACAATTACCCTTAAGTTTGTGTTGGTATTAAAGCTTTAAGCTATTGAATAGTTGCTGCAGATTTGGTACATAAGTGTATGTTATGTGTTTCTTTGTGAAAACcaaaaaattgatgtattgcttGAGATTACTCAATTGTATAATAGTGTTTATCCACGGCATTATGTTTACAATAAGTTGATGACATACAGCAATCTTCTTGTTGATATTATACCTACTTATTTGTTCTGATTGTCTTTACGTCTTCCTTTCAGATTACGTACCATTTCTTTCACTGGAAAAAGGAACACCATTTGCTGATGACCAGCTCACTTGAAACAGAAACTTTCTAACTGTTGTGCCTGTTGTGTTGTAAGTGCTTTAAGCTTTCATGTATGTTTCGAAAGTACTTTAAGCTTTCAAGTATGTGATTAACTTTAAGCTTTCCAAGATTTTTTGCTATTAACTAGCTTTATCCAATCAAATGTGTGAATAACTTGGCTTTGGATTAGGTATGGCCACTTGATGGCTTTGTATTAGTGGATGATTGACTAAGCATAAAGAAGATTATACTGTTGAAGATACATCTGAAATTGAATTATCTTTGTGTGAATTTTTTCCTTCAATGTTCTAATCTTCTTCTatgtttttatttcaattatttCATCTTAAATGAAAGACTGGGTTTCTGCtctgttacttttgtttttgttctaagTTTAATATTAGACGTTGTAGGAAACTTAATTATAATTGTTAATGGATTCTGATCCGTCTGTGAagttaatttcttcattttgggTTGGACAGGCTGAGTTTCCTTTAGTCGGAAATAATGAGAATCTAACTCAAATTATTGTGGGTTTCAATGTTTCAGTCACCTCTCAATTGTCCGAGTTGGGTCGACCTTATTTCTCCTATTGGAAGAGAAGCAACAAAGAAAaggttcaattttctttttttcaggGTCATCGCTAATTTCTTCCTCCTATACTCTATGATTTTCAGTTCCTTTCTAATTTTTGGAATTTCAGGAAGCTTCATGTGTGAACCCAAGCACAATCTACTGGTCTAGATTTTGATAATCTGAGAGCTTTGGACACTAGCAACGAATTCGAAGCTTTGGCACTGAATTTTGGTTGTGATTCAGGTACGATTCCATTTCTTTAGCAAAACCAGTTATAATATTTATGTCATAGTTAAAGTATTATCACTATTTCCTTATCTTGTTTTCTTGAACCCTGTGGATGTAGTGCTTTCTGGAATTGTCAGATAATAGTTGTCTTTTACCCAGTCAATCTATTCTAAATCCAAGAACTTGTGTCTGTTATTGAATTGATGTGTTTACGGTTTGGGGATTACTCTATGATGATAACATGATACATGAAGATCATGTTATTTTTGGTTGCTTGCTTCTGATTTATTTGTACTACTTGCAGATAATGTtattttgcttgtttgtttttgaCAACATGTTTCTTTTGATATATTATGTATTTGCCTCTGTTAATTTTAGAAGTATTGTAAAGCATGAAAGACAACTAGCAATTATTGCTTTTTCATTAGCCATATTTCAAACATTATCCACTTTGTAATAATGAGAAAAACTGGATTAATATTTGTCTTCCTGTTTGGGTGCATTTGTATAGTCTGTATGCTGAAGGTATATTGGATAAAACATAATCTTGGattggtagctgtttcagtccattGCACACCGAGATTCCCTGTTCCAGTACCTTTCAGTTTAAAAGAAACCAACAAATTTAAATGTGTGTTTCTGTtgatatatttgcaattaagtttgtcttcttatttgcttttctttttttgcgtAGTATAAATGGATAGAACATGGATGGTTGCGGATAGGAGATCTCGTCAATATAAATTAGGGGTGACACAGTTCTGTAAATTTGCCTTGGAAAATGCTAGAGACCTTAACCATATTCCCTGTCCTTGTAcaaattgtggaaatgttgactaCTTTTCCGCTGCTGTGATAAGGGACCATCTATTTGTGAATGGAATTGATGCTAGTTATGATAGATGGAATGAGCATGGGGAGGCCTTATTAGACTTAGGAATAGAGGAATATACTGATGACGCAGAAGCAGGTTCAGATTCACACAGTTCTTACTCTGTGAATGGCAATGAGATACCTGAATATGAAGCAAGGTTGGGTAGTGACTCAGAGATGGAAAGTGATGAGTGTAATGAGTTTAGACAATTTGTCGATGACGCCAATAAACCGTTATATCCCGGTTGTGATAGTCACACAAGGTTGAATGTTCTAGTAAGACTTTATAACTTAAAAGCAAAGCACGGTATGAGTGATATTGCTTTCTCTGAGTGGTTGGTTGCCTCTGCGGAGTTTCTTCCAGTAGGCAATGAGATACCTGCCTTTGTCTATGAGGCAAAGAAGACCTTGAGTTCTCTAGGAATGGATTACACTAAAATTCATGCCTGCCCGAATGATTGTATTCTGTATAGAAAAGAGTATGTTGATGCAACTGAGTGCCCTAGATGTGGTATTTCAAGATGGAAAATAGGCAAAAACTCCAAAGAGAGGGAAGGTGTACCTGCGAAGGTACTTTGGTACTTTCCCCCTATTCCTAGGTTCAAAAAAATGTTTCAGTCAAAGGATACATGTAAGAGTCTGACTTGGCATGCTACTGACAGAAAACGTGATGGCTTGATGCGTCATCCGGCCAATGCAGCTTCGCGGAAGTTAGTAGATGATAAATGGCCAGACTTTGGTTCTGACCCTAGAAACCTGAGACTTGCATTGTCATCAGATGGGTTCAATCCTCACAGTTCATTAAGCAGCAAGTACAGTTGTTGGCCTGTTATTCTAGTTGCATATAATCTGCCTGCATGGCTCATAATGAAAAGGAAACACATGTTGTTGACTTTATTGATTTCTGGGCCTAAACAACCAGGAAATGATATCGATGTCTACTTGGAACCTTTGATAGATGACTTAAAACTGTTATGGGAAGGAGTTAATGGAGTCTATGACGCAAGACAAAGTGAATACTTTACTCTTAGGGGTTTATTATTCTGGACAATGAACGATTTTCCAGCTTATGGTAATCTTTCTAGGAGTATAGTTAAGGGGTATAATGCATGCCctatttgccttgaaaaaacaaaaccaaaaagactaGTGAATGGAGGGAAAATGGCCTACATCGTGCATATGAGGTTTTTAGGAAGAAACCATCCTTATCGAAGGCAAAAGGCTGCTTTCAACAACCTTCCAGAACATTCTTCCCCTCCTGTTCCTTTGAGTGGTGAAGAAGTATTGCAAAGAGTGGAGCAGGAAGTTCCAAAGTGGccttttgggaaaaaaaaatcccccTCCTCCTTATATGGGTGGGGATGATGAAACCCGGCCTTGAATACTGGAAGTTTCTCCCTGTTAGGCACTGCCTTGATGTGATGCATATagagaaaaatgtatgtgaTAGTCTTATAGGGACCTTGCTGAATATTCCTGGAAAAACAAAGGATGGGGTGAAAACTCGGTTGAATCTAGTTGAAATGGGTATTAGATTAGGATTGAAGCCTGATCTTGAAGGTCCCAAGAAGGAGCGCTTGCCATTGGCAAGCTGGAACTTAAAGACAAATGAAAAAAGATGCATGTGTGGGTCTTTTTTTGGTATGATGGTTCCTGAAGGATATTCTTCTAACATATCAAACCTGGTTTCCATGGATGATTTAAGGCTTAGTGGACTTAAATCCCATGATTCCCATGATTGTCATGCCTTAATGCAACAACTCCATCATGTTGCCATCCGTGGTGTACTTGAAAAGCCGGTCAGAATTGCTGTGATAAGGTTGTGTCTGTTTTTTAACGAAATCTGCAGCAAGACTATCGATGGTTCAAGGCTGCCAAAAATCCATAATGAACTTGTTGAAACATTGTGTGAGCTGGAAAAGTACTTCCCCCCATCCTTTTTTGACATAATGGTTCATCTAACAGTTCACCTAGTTAGAGAGGTGGAGTTATGTGGACCGGTTTGTTTTCGATGGATGTATCCCTTCGAGAGGTACATGAAGATCTGCAAAGGATATGTTCAAAATAGAAATCGGCCAGAAGGTTGCATTGCCGAGTGTTATATTGCTGAGGAGGCGGTTGAGTTTTTAGCGGAAATGTTCGTCGACGACAAGACTATTGGGATCCCAGCTGGCCCTCGCACAGTAGACAAGCCTACCTCAGGTGCTACAATTGTTAGTGTTTATGGCAAAGTATTTGACGAAGCTCATCTCTGCGTGCTTCAAAACATGGATGAATTCAGAAGCTATTTTGAGTAAGTAATATCCCTCTTTCtaatattgtgatttatgttaATATTTCATGTAAAGTAAACACTAATCTTCCCTCATTGTGTTGCTGTCTTATTGGTAATTGTAGTGAACACTTGGAATATTTGAAGAGGGAATTTCCTAAAtacaaaaagaatgaaaagtGGCTTACGGACAAGCAAAACAAGACGTTTGCAGATTGGTTGAAGGAAAGGGTAAGTCCCAATAGTAACGATGTTGGGAATATGCACTAATCATATTCCAGGTGACTTATTTTGAGTTGTTGATTCAAAAAActtatttttatagtttttcgcaGGTTGCTGTTCAACTTAGTGAACCAGATGCTAACATCCCTGAGATTGTCAGGTGGCTTTCAGATAAACCGAGCAATGAAGTACAGAAGTTCAGTGGTTACAGAATTGCGGGAGTGCAGTATAACACAAGGAAGCGCGATGATGTTAGATCGACGCAAAACAGTGGTGTCTACTTGCTTGCTAAGACACCACAAGTAGCTACTGCTAGGGATAAAAGGCCAATTATTGATGATATGAGTTTCTATGGTGTGATTACTGAAATTTGGGAGCTCGATTATGAAAAGTTTAGGATCCCGATCTTTAAGTGTGATTGGGTAGAGAATAGAAGAGGTGTGAAGGTAGATGAGCTTCGGTTCACGTTGGTCAGTTTGAATAAGAAAGGTCATTTAAATGACACTTTTGTGTTGGGAAACTGTGTtcagtagatttttttttgttcaagacCCTGTAGATCCAATGTGGTCAGTAGTTCTAAGAATGCCTACTGCGGATTACAGTGACTTTGAGGTTGAAGATGAGCTTGGGGACACTGTTATTGCTCACCATCCTATCACCACTATGATGCCATCTATTGAGTTACATGGTAACTTAGCAAACGAGGAAGAAGTGGGTTACATGCGGGAAGGGGAGGAGGATATAATTGTTGATGGATAATATAGGCAGTTTATTTTCTATGAGTTTAAGTTGTTATCCCATATCAATGCCTTCTATGTAAGATTGTACTTTCGTTATTGTTGTTGAATGAAACTGATTGTGGTTCATATATTTCATGTGATTACTGaaaatgaaggaagttttttgtTGCTTGCCATATTATCACTATTTTTATTGTGTGCATTATATCGTGCTTATATTGATTACTGAAACAAAAGTGTATATTCTGGTGTACAAGTTACTAATTAATGTCTCATGTattttttgtagataatggtGCGATCTAAATCTGCCTCAACACCGAAGAAGTCAAAAGATAAGGGACTGAAACTGAAGAAAACTAAGTCATCAAAAAAGTCACGTTCCACATCAGCTGATGCATCCATTTCTGATAAGAATGGTTCATCTCACAGAAAGGATGAAGAAACCGGAGGTCTGAAGCTACTTAAGCGGCATTGTGTGACAATGTCCCGTATTTCAAAGCGCAAGAGCTTAAGGCAGAAGAGAGTGGTTCTCTTCAACATAAAAGGGACTCCATGTGGGAAGGTAGCAAAGGAAATGCAATCATATATTGGTGTCTTAGCTCGTAGAAAAATACCAATCATAAGGACAACTTGGAGGACCAGCAAAAGCATACCTGGATGTGTCACGGCTGAGGAGAAAGATAAAATCTGGTTACGTGTGCAGGTATACATTATTCTACTATTAAATTATTAATGGAACTTATTCCTATGAAATCTACCTTTCGAGTTCTGACCTTGAGTTTCTGCCTATATATTATTAATGATGGGTGAatttgacctttttgtttatcTTCCTATCACTTAGTCAGAACTGTGTTTGTGTACACAGGGGGCATTTGAGATTGGTCCTGAAAAGAGGAAAATTGTACTGGAATCAGCTTCATCAAAATGGAGGGAGTTCAAGTCCCGGCTTACAAGGCATTACATTATGCCTTACTTGGATGACCCTGAATCCTTAAAGTTTCCTCCAGATGATTATAGATTCATCAACAAAGATCATTGGACCCAATTTGTGGCTGAACGGACAAACCCAAAATTTCTTGTAAGTTTTACATTGAGATTGTTGTGTTaagttgttatatatatatatatatatgtgtgtgtgtgtgtgtgtgtggtataTGGTGGATTGAGTGCATATATTTTTCAGGAATTACGTAGGATTGCACAAGCGCGGCGTGAGAAGAATAAGTATCCCCACAGAATGTCCCGTAAGGGGTATGTTGGATTGGAGGAAGAGCTGGTAAGTTAACATAATTGGATAGGTAATTTGTTAACTTAGCTGTTAATTTATCACCACAAGTTTAGTAACTCATATTTTTGCTAGTCTACAACAATGGATGAGGAGGAACTTGATAGAGCAACACTATGGATTGCTGCACGACAAACCAACCAGGGAACCTTCAAGGATGAAGGGACGAAGCAATGCGCTGACAAAATTGtgagtataattttgtgaaGTTCAATGTGTACAGCTACCCTTTTGTTAACTATTatgcttatttaatattttgtaaatgtgaGCAGAGGAACTTGAAGGAAAAGATTGCTAGTGGAGAACTAAGCACtagtggaagtgatgatgtgtTAACCTTGGCTTTGGGCACTCCTGAGCACGGTGGTAGAGTGCGAGGGGTGGGAGGCTATGTGAATCCCTCATCTTACTTTCCCTTCCATAAACGTAAAAGGGAGAGCTTCCAAGAGACGGTTCGGTTAAGTGTACAAAAATTATTAGAAGAGGAAAGAGATAAGATCATTGAAGAGGCGAAGCAGCGGGCaataaaagaagagagagaattttggGTTCGTAAGTTAGCACAGATAGAAGCAAAGATAGATGCAAGGGAGGTTGGGAAAGCAGCTAGTTCTCCAGCAGCACTAGAGAAACACATTCCACATGGATCTGCGCAAGGTAGTTGTTCACAGACCGCATGTCCAACATTCGATGTGGTCAAGTGGGAGACGAAGTATTAAATCTTGTGGATGGAAAACCAATTCGTAAAGCTATTGATGTAATTGAGGAAAGGGTATTGGGATGTAAAAACAAAGTTTCAAAGAGGAAGGAGTGTGATGGAAAATCTGTTTCCAACTCCAAAAAAGAGGATGAGCTAAGCAAGTTGCGTGACCAAGAAAAGAAACAGGTGGCTGATCATGGAGTTCAGGGACAATTAGTTGGAGAGAAGTTGGTTAGTTATTTAAACAGTTGTCTATATCTATTGCAAAGTAGTATAGTTTTTATTGATTGTGGACTATGCACACACACAATGTATATATCTATGTTTGATTTTAAAATTCCAGCTTTTTTGGGTGTTTCAGGTACAAGGAACTGAGATTGAGGCCAAGTTCGCATTAGGTTCAGTTGATCATATTGTAGCTCTTGGCACTGTTGTGGAACACAATGACCCCTCCCAAGTTTGTCATGGTTATCCGCTAGGGGATAGTAATTTGCGTGTTTCAGTCTCTGTTGCAATTGAGGAGAATGCCTTAGTTCCATTTCCTGTGGGTGATGAAATACGAACTGTTAGGCAGGCCATAGGGAGTTGGGTAGCATGGCCGAAAGAGCTTGTCATAATGTCATCTGTGAAGGTACGTAAGTTCTCGTAAtaattgtaatatatatatCCAAACATTGATCTGTTGATATTCTATTTGCTTAAGCTTGCAGCATATAAGATTAGAAAATCTTATATTAATTATGTATGTGTAGAAACCTgagaagaggagaaaaaagaaagtggtACAAGAAGACGATCTCTCTGAGGATGAGTTTAGCCTACAATCATTGGCAGCTTCATTACCAAATTCATTGAGGATGTTGTGCATGTGGGGTGAGGTTGGATTCAAAGATGGGAAGGCTATCACCATTCAAATTGAGGCTGAAGTGTTTGGGCGTGCACGGAAAACATTTATACTAGGACAAGACGTGCGCAGAATTGCAACCATGAGAGAATTGACTGGTAACTGCATAGTCATATACCAGAGGTAAATTTCATGAATCTATTTCTATTAAGTACCAAAAGTTATTTGATTGGTGTATCAATGTGAATAATCTGTTGCTGGATTCAAATTGATGTATATGCTTGTAATTAGGTACCTCTATGATGTCCTGAGTCAGTATAAAATGTTGGATATGGTTGCTTTTAATGACCCTGCGATGATTGGTGCAATTGGGTGTGGGAAAGGCCAGGAAAGATCCCAACATATAAAGGAGAGGCTGATATCTGCAAAACCTGGACAGATTTTCATGCTGCCATATAACTCAGAGTAAGTATCGGCAACTTAGTATTAGCTATTGTTATATATGTAATACTTTGCTTGTAGTTATACATATGGGTCGTTGATGAAAATCTGATTATATTGTTATATAGTAAACATTGGGTGCTGACTATTGTCGATCCCGAACAAGAAATTGTCTATTTTATGGATCCTATGAAGCGGCGATTACCCACTGGAGAATGGGTTTCCATTGTTGATAGGTAAGTGATTAGGAATATACAAGTTTGAATAATGCATGTTGGGGTAGCATGGCTATTTCTTAAAACCTGattgtgtgtgcgtgtgttcTGTTTTAGTGCAATATCCATGTATAATGCACACAAGGGCAGGAAAGGCCGAAGTTCGCCTCTATGGAAAAATTTGTCGGTATGTACATTTTCGCTATGTTAGATTCTGGATTGTTTAGAAATTCGCTATGTTGGATTCTAAAATTTGCTTATAAGTATTGTGGAAGCAAATTTGGATTAGGTTCCCATGATTAttaattttgattcttttttttttgctattatGGATTTACTGCTTTTAGGGTATTCCTCCTCAACCTAGCAGCAAGGAGTGTGGCTACTTTATCATGTGATACATgagagacatcattgaggaTAAGGACTTTTCATTTGTTAACAAGGTACAATTAAAGCTTCTTTATTATGTTTGTGTTCCAACAAGCTTTTTATGGTAATTTTGACTTGAGTTACTTGATTtttttcagtgggagaggagaagcAACCATATTTATACCCAAGTGGATATTGATGAGATGAGGAATGAGTGGGCTAGGTTTGTGGTTAATAGATATGTGTAGAAGCCATCGCATATGTTTTTGGAAAGCATGATGAACTTTTGCTTGTGCTGATAGATATCAATCACATGAAACGattatcagcttttgattcatgcatgCATTGGTCTAGCTAGACTAGGaatgctttctttgtttgtttggtagTTTAATTATCTACTTTGGATGTTTAGTTGTACTCGACAAATTGAACTTATATAGTTACACTAATGATATGGATCAATGTGGCTTTATATGTATTGTTCATTTGGTAATGTACTGTTTTTGTAGTAATATACATGCAGCATTGTTTCTGGAAAATTGTTGCAGCTAGTTAGGTCGTGATTGAACAAACAACATTTCACAACCAAGTTGTGAGAACCAAGCTCATACAACAGACCCTAAAATAATCACATAACTGGTTTATAATGCTCACACAATGGTTGATAAAAagaatatgttgtctgagttctCCTCACACAATTCGATAAGGCAATCTCAGTTGTCCAAGgttcagtcatacaacacaatgtagaataatatgttgtctgactgtaaaaggattcaaaattaaggcttctcgTACAACAGTTACTAGATGTTaaccaatttgattacaatattcacaccacagttaagacaatatagctgttgtgtgaacaAACAACCAACgacaaaaaataacaaaattctgttgtgtgagattcataacacacaacagaaataaaattatcCCTATTGTCTGAATTAAtcaacagacaacagatatcATTTCATTGAGTTGTCTGTtacttatctcagacaacaaagaaaaaattatatctgttgtgtgttatgaatctcacacaacaaagaaacaatatagttgttgtgtgttatgaatctcagacaacagctacatttcattttctattgtctgaatggccatgtCAATGCCGAggcatccccgcgcatgccatgccaggcacatgcctgggcagaattcacacaacagaactaaaTATCcgttgaggaaatgaatattgGACAACAGTGAAatcactgttgtgtgatttttcaatcactgttgtgtgatttttcaatcacacaacactcgtttagaccacagtgaggctggtcatcacacaactacAAATACCCATCGTttgattaacttattgtagtagtgagACCACATGTCTTTTACGGCACGCAAAAATGTGTCATAGAAGAACAATTAACGCCCCGTAAAAGTGGTTCCACAAATGTGATTGAGGTCATTTATGGCCCACATTGCACACCGTAAAAGACATCCTATTTAAGGCATACCACTGCACACCCTAAAAGAGTAACTGAATTCCTATTTAAGGCGCACTCTGCGTGTCGTAAATGAggtcttttaaaaaaataaaaaattagattGCTCAAATGTCATATTCATATTACCCTCATATCATATATATGAGCAATGGTACCCCGCGCTTTGCTGTgggatttgttgttgttaaCAATTTACAATAATGCATGACGTAACTGAATAAGACTTGATTTTGATTAAAGTGATAAAATACGATATATCACACATTTAATAGGAATAGTGTAGCAAACAGTAACGCTGAATATAAGAGACAAAATTTACAAAGCCTTTAGCCTGATTCTTCTTTAGACCTTCATTAGGTACCAAGCAACGACATTTAACTTGTCTTCAAGAACTTCTGCTTCAGAGTATTTGCATTGTGCAGGACAAAACATTTCATCACTCATTGGTCTGAATCCAATTCATTGATAGTTATCCAAGTCTAAGTTACCTGCTAGAAAATGTATGTACAAAATGCACATGCAGACTACTCAGCTAATTTCTATCTTATGATTCTTGGTAAATGTCAACATATTAATGATTCAAGAATTAAGGAATCAAATGTTGATCCAGAATTTTGAAAACATGAGTAGTTAATGCAGATGTCATATTAGTCATATGTATGATTATGTCAAATTAGAGCTCACCATTAAGTGAAGTGGTTCAAGAATTGTCCCAAACAGAATGAGTGAGTCTGTGATGAGAGGGCCATCCAACAAATAT
This portion of the Rosa chinensis cultivar Old Blush chromosome 1, RchiOBHm-V2, whole genome shotgun sequence genome encodes:
- the LOC112198724 gene encoding uncharacterized protein LOC112198724 — protein: MDRTWMVADRRSRQYKLGVTQFCKFALENARDLNHIPCPCTNCGNVDYFSAAVIRDHLFVNGIDASYDRWNEHGEALLDLGIEEYTDDAEAGSDSHSSYSVNGNEIPEYEARLGSDSEMESDECNEFRQFVDDANKPLYPGCDSHTRLNVLVRLYNLKAKHGMSDIAFSEWLVASAEFLPVGNEIPAFVYEAKKTLSSLGMDYTKIHACPNDCILYRKEYVDATECPRCGISRWKIGKNSKEREGVPAKVLWYFPPIPRFKKMFQSKDTCKSLTWHATDRKRDGLMRHPANAASRKLVDDKWPDFGSDPRNLRLALSSDGFNPHSSLSSKYSCWPVILVAYNLPAWLIMKRKHMLLTLLISGPKQPGNDIDVYLEPLIDDLKLLWEGVNGVYDARQSEYFTLRGLLFWTMNDFPAYGNLSRSIVKGYNACPICLEKTKPKRLVNGGKMAYIVHMRFLGRNHPYRRQKAAFNNLPEHSSPPVPLSGEEVLQRVEQEVPKWPFGKKKSPSSLYGWG